A single region of the Microbulbifer sp. MKSA007 genome encodes:
- a CDS encoding glycosyltransferase, which yields MSNNPIRVAQILAGAEHGGAENFFVRLVSGLNPRSEITEKAFIRNHDHRVQALRSNSVETEGFKFGGKLDFLGRKKYRDALNQWQPDIVMTWMGRATSITPNSEKYRLVSRLGHYYNLKYYRHADYWIGISKGICQHLKDGGIPKDKIFHIPNFADETPVNPLPRNSFNTSEDRPLILAAGRLHINKGFDTLLHSLTQVPNATLWLAGSGPEESKLKSLCHRLGLEERVRFLGWRNDVTTLMRTADMFVCPSRHEGLGSIVMESWAHRCPIVATDSQGPGEVITNGKTGLITPIDNADELAKAMKSVIESPELRQSLIENAAEEYATTYAKQVIVDSYIDLYENLMKKGR from the coding sequence ATGAGTAATAACCCAATTCGAGTCGCACAGATACTCGCCGGTGCTGAGCACGGTGGTGCTGAGAATTTCTTTGTGCGTCTCGTCAGTGGATTAAATCCCCGCAGCGAAATTACAGAAAAAGCGTTTATTCGCAACCACGATCACCGGGTACAGGCACTGCGTAGCAACAGTGTTGAAACCGAAGGTTTTAAATTTGGTGGCAAGCTGGATTTTCTCGGCCGAAAAAAATACCGAGATGCCCTGAACCAATGGCAACCGGATATCGTGATGACTTGGATGGGACGTGCCACTTCAATCACCCCCAACTCTGAAAAATACCGATTGGTAAGCCGCCTAGGGCACTATTACAACCTGAAGTATTACCGTCACGCAGATTATTGGATCGGCATCAGCAAAGGTATCTGCCAGCATTTAAAGGACGGAGGCATCCCCAAGGATAAGATTTTCCATATCCCCAATTTTGCCGATGAGACACCAGTTAATCCGCTGCCTAGAAATAGCTTCAATACTTCGGAAGACCGGCCCCTGATACTGGCTGCAGGCCGCCTACATATCAATAAAGGGTTCGACACCCTCCTGCATTCACTCACCCAGGTACCCAACGCCACTCTGTGGCTTGCAGGTAGTGGCCCTGAGGAGAGCAAGTTGAAATCCCTGTGCCACCGACTCGGCCTGGAAGAGCGGGTTCGCTTCCTCGGTTGGCGCAATGATGTCACCACCCTGATGCGCACTGCGGATATGTTCGTGTGCCCTTCTCGACATGAGGGCCTGGGCTCTATTGTGATGGAGTCCTGGGCCCATCGCTGCCCTATAGTAGCGACAGACTCTCAGGGCCCTGGAGAAGTGATTACCAATGGCAAAACCGGTCTGATTACCCCTATCGATAATGCCGATGAACTGGCCAAAGCCATGAAGTCCGTTATCGAGTCGCCGGAATTGCGCCAAAGCCTGATCGAAAATGCGGCCGAGGAGTACGCAACGACTTATGCGAAACAGGTTATCGTCGACTCCTATATCGATCTATACGAAAACCTGATGAAGAAAGGGCGCTAG
- a CDS encoding MlaD family protein — translation MRYRGVQVGEITRLRLDRSLGEVWARAKLYHRGEQFAREGTRIWVVSPQISIDKIAHLDTLITGRYLALEPGLGDPQTKFYALEQAPEEDLAETFTRPGLGIILDAARRGSLVAGSPVYYRQVKVGEVTGFSLGEYADRVYIYVHIEPQYQPLVREYTVFWNASGVDVNFGLKSGLNINTESAQALLQGGSHLPRQKPLLWDLKWSRAAISLSTRKLNPSGIPGVLR, via the coding sequence CTGCGCTACCGCGGGGTACAAGTTGGAGAGATTACTCGCCTGAGACTCGATCGCTCTTTGGGCGAGGTGTGGGCCAGGGCCAAGCTTTATCATCGCGGAGAGCAGTTTGCTCGGGAGGGCACACGTATATGGGTGGTTTCCCCGCAAATTAGCATCGATAAGATTGCCCATTTGGATACCCTGATTACAGGGCGCTACCTGGCGCTTGAGCCTGGCTTAGGAGATCCACAGACAAAGTTTTACGCTTTGGAACAGGCACCGGAAGAGGATCTTGCAGAAACTTTTACTCGCCCTGGACTGGGAATTATCCTGGATGCTGCGAGGCGAGGATCTCTGGTAGCAGGGAGTCCGGTTTATTATCGCCAGGTAAAAGTGGGAGAGGTTACAGGTTTTTCCTTGGGGGAGTATGCTGATCGAGTGTATATCTATGTTCATATCGAACCCCAATACCAGCCCCTGGTGCGAGAGTACACGGTGTTTTGGAATGCCAGTGGCGTCGATGTGAATTTCGGTCTGAAAAGTGGGCTTAATATCAACACAGAATCGGCTCAGGCCCTGTTGCAGGGGGGATCGCATTTGCCACGCCAGAAGCCCCTTTTATGGGATTTGAAGTGGAGTCGGGCAGCCATTTCCCTCTCTACCCGAAAGCTGAACCCAAGTGGTATACCTGGAGTCCTAAGATAG
- a CDS encoding DUF4136 domain-containing protein, protein MRYLLTGLLSILVLAGCQEIQVEKAATGEPPVAFATYKWGVAPLSGSEDASAQLVELDEEMRDTVAAELQQRGYRQVSQDQDADMVVDYQVAVVDEFFSGDTRDPSWDKQFDSNAPQDVVELPPLTDAPLVIMSVGIGRPGGAVIWGESQRIVNTPR, encoded by the coding sequence ATGCGCTATTTATTAACAGGCTTGCTGAGTATCTTGGTATTGGCGGGTTGCCAGGAGATACAGGTTGAAAAAGCCGCTACCGGGGAGCCACCGGTTGCCTTTGCCACGTATAAATGGGGGGTAGCGCCGTTGAGTGGCTCAGAAGATGCCTCTGCCCAGCTGGTGGAGTTGGATGAAGAAATGCGGGATACCGTTGCCGCAGAGTTACAGCAACGAGGATATCGCCAAGTCTCCCAGGACCAGGATGCGGATATGGTGGTGGATTACCAGGTTGCGGTAGTCGATGAGTTTTTCTCCGGTGATACCCGGGATCCCAGCTGGGACAAACAGTTTGATAGCAATGCGCCACAGGATGTGGTGGAACTACCGCCCCTGACAGATGCCCCCTTGGTGATTATGAGTGTGGGTATTGGGCGCCCGGGCGGGGCTGTGATTTGGGGGGAGAGCCAGCGAATTGTTAACACGCCCCGATAG
- a CDS encoding MlaD family protein, with protein sequence MRKGQRSQRNFTARTSAPPMDPRVPGLHLRLTSRNPGSLQRGAPVYFRRIEVGKVQGMELRRDGEGVEVYVVIEPRYAHFVQEGVRFWNVSGLRATASLTEGVEVEADSLMSLLRGGIAFGIRREDLGKGGQAKNGDQFPLFSSREAAMEGEYKFKSALSVPRG encoded by the coding sequence TTGCGCAAAGGACAGCGCTCCCAGCGCAATTTCACTGCGCGAACCTCTGCGCCACCGATGGACCCCCGTGTGCCGGGGCTGCATTTACGCCTCACTTCACGCAATCCCGGGTCTTTGCAGCGGGGCGCGCCGGTTTATTTTCGCCGTATAGAGGTAGGAAAAGTGCAGGGAATGGAATTGCGTAGGGATGGCGAGGGGGTAGAGGTTTATGTGGTGATAGAGCCCCGCTATGCCCACTTTGTGCAGGAAGGCGTTCGGTTCTGGAATGTGAGCGGATTGCGGGCTACAGCAAGCTTGACCGAGGGGGTGGAAGTGGAGGCAGATTCGCTGATGTCACTTCTGCGTGGCGGTATCGCCTTTGGCATACGCCGGGAAGACCTTGGAAAAGGCGGGCAGGCAAAAAATGGAGACCAGTTCCCTCTTTTCAGCAGTCGGGAAGCGGCTATGGAGGGGGAATACAAATTCAAGTCAGCCTTGTCAGTGCCGAGGGGCTGA